In the genome of Candidatus Goldiibacteriota bacterium HGW-Goldbacteria-1, one region contains:
- a CDS encoding [FeFe] hydrogenase H-cluster radical SAM maturase HydE, with product MEELINRLKSGAYTKEDLVTALNIADEEKFMPLFNLAEQICEEYFGKGVFIRGIIEYSNKCRKNCNYCGIRRGNEKVLRYLIKPEEIFKVVEKLKTQGVMTVVLQGGEDADSDPMLLDVIKQIRSAYDMAVTISIGERPFEVYKQFKEAGADRFLLRIETTNPVLFKELHPDDDLEYRKKCLLWLKELGYQVGTGIMTGLPGQTMEMIADDLLYFKELQPAMVGIGPFLPHKDTPFGGEESKGVFLTLKTLALIRIMLKNVNLPATTAMGTSDKDGRKMAMMYGANVFMPNYTPAPYRESYLLYDNKICVKEDCSNLCAGSIIKSAGKFVAQGRGDYKSF from the coding sequence ATGGAAGAGTTAATTAACAGGTTGAAAAGCGGCGCTTACACAAAAGAGGATCTTGTCACGGCGCTTAATATAGCGGATGAAGAAAAGTTTATGCCTTTGTTTAACCTTGCAGAGCAGATATGTGAAGAGTATTTTGGTAAAGGCGTCTTTATAAGGGGCATTATTGAATACTCTAATAAGTGCAGGAAGAACTGCAATTATTGCGGCATAAGGCGCGGCAATGAAAAGGTCTTAAGGTATCTGATTAAGCCCGAAGAGATATTTAAAGTTGTGGAAAAGTTAAAAACTCAGGGCGTAATGACGGTTGTGTTGCAGGGCGGCGAAGATGCGGATTCTGACCCTATGCTGCTTGATGTCATAAAACAAATCCGGTCGGCTTATGATATGGCTGTCACAATTTCCATAGGCGAGCGTCCGTTTGAAGTTTACAAGCAGTTTAAAGAAGCCGGCGCGGACAGGTTCCTTTTAAGAATAGAAACCACCAATCCCGTACTTTTTAAAGAACTGCATCCCGATGATGACCTGGAATATAGAAAAAAGTGCCTTCTTTGGCTTAAGGAGCTTGGTTATCAGGTAGGGACAGGGATAATGACTGGTTTGCCGGGTCAGACAATGGAAATGATAGCGGATGACCTTTTGTATTTTAAGGAACTTCAGCCTGCTATGGTGGGAATAGGCCCTTTCTTACCGCATAAGGACACTCCCTTTGGCGGCGAAGAGTCCAAAGGAGTCTTTCTTACTTTGAAGACGCTTGCGCTTATAAGGATTATGCTTAAAAATGTAAATCTGCCCGCTACAACGGCAATGGGCACTTCTGATAAAGACGGCAGAAAAATGGCTATGATGTACGGCGCTAATGTATTCATGCCAAACTATACGCCGGCGCCTTACAGGGAAAGCTATCTTTTGTATGACAATAAAATATGCGTAAAAGAAGACTGCAGTAATCTGTGCGCCGGCTCTATCATCAAATCTGCCGGCAAGTTTGTGGCTCAGGGCAGGGGAGATTATAAGAGTTTTTAG
- a CDS encoding drug/metabolite exporter YedA, with the protein MRTMDKKIKVIISLVSIYLLWSTTYIAIKYAITGVPPLLMCGIRFIIAGLITYLYLIIRGEKHPSLKDWGACAVSGFLMFAMGTGFVALAMKTVGSGLCAVAIAAVTIWACIFGPYFGRKASKVEWIGVALGMAGIVLLNFENDFKGNFMGALFLLIAAPAWAMGSFAGKKLEAPKGLMGNALAMTAGGALTLLLGFISGERLMAVPSAVSVTAILYLVVFGSLVGFTAYMYLFEHTSPALATSYSFVNPVGAVIIGVVFGKEIINAHGFAAMALITLGVIFITLGHKDRDKVKA; encoded by the coding sequence ATGCGGACAATGGATAAAAAAATAAAAGTTATCATAAGTTTGGTCTCCATATATTTGCTTTGGAGCACCACTTATATAGCCATAAAATACGCTATTACCGGAGTGCCTCCGCTTTTAATGTGCGGCATAAGGTTCATAATTGCCGGATTAATAACCTATCTTTATCTTATCATTCGTGGAGAAAAGCATCCGTCTTTGAAAGACTGGGGTGCTTGTGCTGTTTCCGGATTTCTGATGTTTGCTATGGGTACCGGTTTTGTTGCCCTTGCTATGAAGACTGTCGGGTCGGGCCTGTGCGCGGTTGCAATAGCTGCTGTCACAATCTGGGCATGTATCTTTGGGCCGTATTTTGGAAGGAAAGCATCAAAAGTGGAATGGATAGGCGTGGCGCTTGGCATGGCAGGTATTGTTCTGCTGAATTTCGAGAATGATTTTAAGGGGAATTTTATGGGGGCGTTATTTTTATTAATTGCCGCCCCTGCATGGGCGATGGGTTCTTTTGCGGGTAAAAAACTTGAAGCGCCAAAGGGGCTTATGGGTAATGCGCTTGCCATGACAGCGGGCGGAGCGCTTACATTACTGCTTGGATTCATTTCCGGTGAACGGCTTATGGCTGTTCCTTCCGCAGTGTCTGTAACAGCTATTCTTTATCTTGTCGTTTTTGGTTCTCTTGTGGGATTTACCGCTTATATGTATTTATTTGAACATACCAGCCCCGCGCTTGCCACAAGCTATTCTTTTGTTAACCCGGTAGGGGCTGTTATTATCGGGGTGGTTTTTGGCAAAGAAATTATAAACGCCCATGGCTTTGCGGCAATGGCGCTTATAACTTTAGGGGTTATCTTTATAACCTTGGGGCACAAAGACAGGGATAAAGTAAAGGCATAA